TCTACAGCGATATTTACACAACAGCGTAAGGAGTCATTTCCCTTTCTGTCCTTCAGAGACATGTCTAGCAACAACAAGCACCACAACACAGAGACGCGCCTGTGACAACTGTACCTGAGGCTCGGCTGCTCGGTTCACCATCCGAGAGGTGGGCTGGTTTCGGTGGGagatcacaaaacaaaacaaaaaaagaaaaagaaaaagacagtgaggtaaaaataaaccaaaatgacaGCTCTCCGGCAGGCGACCGGTCTCAGTCAAGACATCCACGCTGGCATCTCCCCCGTCTGATCTCGTGTGAGGCAATCTGTCTCTGCCCGCCGATCAAACTACAGCGGGGCGGCAGTTTCGCATCATTAACGTGTCCTTATAAAGCGAGTCAATGAACGTGTCCTTCAGCGAGGACGGACCCCGGACGGGAGGAGAGGCGAACGGAGGGGTTGCTGAGCTCCTCCGTCTGAGGCTCTTAGATAAGTGAAGGCACGCACCCGTGTTGGTTATCTgctactacttttttttgtatgcatCCCCTGTGCATGAGGTGCGAGGCAGCATGCcgagatttgtgtgtgtgtgtgtttgtatggaggggagggtgggggtaaAGAGGATGTGGAGGCGGACCCAGAGAGGCTTACTCATCATCCAGTTCAGTATCCAACCACTACCGGAGCGGCACAACACCTTTCACCACTTTCAGCAACTGCAAGCACacacaattcatttattttgttttttaaacatgtcACAATCAGCTGCCGCAACATTGGCCCCCCAATGCCACGAGGCCGACGACGGCTAACAACAGATGACATCACGTAAGCCTAATTCACCGCACCGCTCTAATTACTCCATTCATTAGCGGTTAACACGAGCCATGTCGAAGGTAAACAGTCCTACAGCTGGGCAAATACCGAGGCTTAAGCCTGATGTAAACGCTCCTACGTCCCTGCGGCCGTAAACCCAGAGGTCAGACCAGAACGAGCCTGAACGCAGCCCcctccaaaataataataataaaaaaaaaatagataaattcTCCCAAATACTTTTCGTACCTGACAGCGCAACAACCGCCCTGGCTCCGGATACCTCAACAAACCCTTATCTACCGCCTGTGAGAATATTTTCTTACAAAAGTATGTGCAGCCAACAGTCACAAGATAATAACCACATTAAGCTCATTTTTGCACAAGTGGCGAGGGATTTTCGAGATATGGATGTAAAATCTACTGCTGCCACAcctgttccttccttcctgcagcagcagcagcagtggtggtggcggcagcagcagcagcagcagcagcagcaacaggccaAAAACTCTGAAGTTCTTGCAACACCGAAACGAAACCCCTCCCCGCGGCCTCGCAAAAACCTCAACATGAAGGAATCAATCCGGGGGAGCGAGAAGTCATAAATATTATTCGGCTCAGGGGACACTACCAAAATAGAAGAATAGATGTCACTGAAAATGCGGAATAAAGTGCCAAGGTTCAAGCACCACAGTTTGGAATAAGAGGATGTTCTCTGACGGATTAAGAGAAAACATCCTCTCGGCTAAATTGTCCGGAAAAAATGAGCACACGGCTAATATCACATGTCTGCTCTGGGTCCTCTTCTCGGAGGTCTGGTGTCTGTCTCATAACCCCCCCGCCCCGAAGGGCTAATTCGTTAAAAGCCCTGTCAAAGCCAAGAGGAAAGGAGATAATATTAGGAAAACATTTCACctgagccaaaaaaaagaaaaaaaactgtgtaataAGAAATACAGAATCctatttctgtttctctcacaCTGTTAAAAATACAACTTGAGGTTCATGGGAAGATGAAATCATTGTGCAAGTAATCACAAACCAAAATTGACACATGTTTTGGGGGGGTATGCTCTTGAGTCCAGTGATCAAATATGACACCTTGTGGTAAAATGCATCTATTACACTTAGGCACATGGCCTCTGCTTTCTGGGACACATGTTTTAACCGTGTCAAGTTGACTGTTTTAGCCCGTAACTCCAACCTAGGCTGCAAATCTGGATCAGAACAGTCACTTTCAACAAACATCTCTCGCTTTCAAAGCTTCACACATGCCTCAAATATGAAATGAGCCACCGTTTTGTTTTAGTAACTCAGTCCCAATCAATATCTTTACTACGCGTCAATAGTTAAAGCCACAGAAAATATGcaccggaggaggaggaggaggaggaggaggaggagggaagttTCCGTGTCTCTTATCAAGATTAAAATCAATCATTTATGCTCCGGGCGTTCATTAGTCGAGGAGTTTCGTGCTCTTGATTAATTGTGATATTCACGGTTTGATCTGGGCTCTCGGCTGTCAAGAGCCGGTTTCTGTTTTCCCAAACCCCCTGCCCCCCCTTGCCCCCCCTTGCCCACCCTCCCCACCCAAAAGATGTAGGAGGTAAAGTGATATCCAGAGAGGAGGCCGGTCCCAGCTGGACGggccaaattaaacaaaagccgGGggacacaatacaatacatcaAAGGGCATCGTGTGCTTTGTCTCAACTTTTTATACTTTACCTTACACCTTATAAATCTGGGCATTTACGACCGCGATCAAACCCTTTTACGCTCACGCGGCACGTGTCTAGAGGCACACTTCAACGGTTCCAACAGCCAAAATACCGATgcgttttagttttttttctacctATACGCAGATGATGACATAGTTAAAGATGCACTTTGAGGCAAAATATTCCTTCCTTTGCAACCTAGTATTTTGCGATACATCATAGATTCATTGTGGGGTACAATGAACAATGTGTCCTACAATGAACAATATCCTATTTTCTTCATAACAATGTGCAATACATTTTTTCATATCCCATATCTGTCCTAACAATGTGCAATATGAGCGACTCCGAGCTGTGAACTGACCCCAAGACCAAGTCTGATGCTGCTTTGGTACTTATATAAAGCACATTTTGTCTACTATATTCTGTGCCTACAAGTGCACTTTCTAACTTTAgtactttttgtgtttttatccttttaaatTTTAGTAAACCTGACTCAGGGAAACGCATAAGTACCTGTGCTGCAATGTACAAATGGCAAATAAACTCTATTCTATTGTATAAAAGCATATTAGGGGAACTGGGTCAGGTTTTGGATTTAAATTGGTATTTGTTTTGGGCCACATATGCTTCCCTTTTTGTCTCctacttattctgattgctctttgtaatactgttacactttgggttggagctgtaacaaaaagtaatttccccctgggatcaataaagtaattctgattctgaaaaaaGATGACACTTATTTGTGCAATACTTGCAGAAAGGGTTTTGTTGATGTACTGACGTTTACAGGCAGTCAAGTATTTGTGGCATCCATTCACAACAGGCTGCACTTCACACTCAATGTTTTGGtttataaaagtaaattacGCATCCATCTGCTGGTTTTGCACCCTTATAACTTAGGGATCGGCCAGCTTCTGTTATTTTGCATCACTGCCTGACTGCGGCCAAGTCTCTATCGTGCACAAAGCAGTGCAcaaaccagtgcacaaagcaatgCACAAGCATGGAGAGCGGGGGTGCCAAGCACATGTATGCCCCATCAACCACATAAGCTTTTCGCATCATGAAAAATCCCCGACTCTCTGCTAAAGTCTGCTTTAAGTGCACATCCGACGAGGGGATGTGGACGCTATCGATAATCTTGTGAAGCATtagcatccaaaaaaaaaacaataaaaaaaaaacacgacatcaatcccaactttttttttctttcttatgcTGCTCCTGCAGCGAGAGCCGTAAACTTTAAAGCCACTCACCATTTCAGCACACGGTTGTTGAAAAACGCGTCCGGCCTTTAAGGAAACATGTTTACGGAGTTCGGTTTGTGCGTAGTGGTAGTGGAGGCTGTGGCCGACGTGCGCCGCTTTCTGTTTGTATCAGTGACTCAAGAAAACacccattgatttttttttttttttcctttctcggGAAATTTACGAGCGAAGGGATTTCGCTGTGTGGATAAAGAACGAAGCGCATGCGCAGTCTGAGGTCATCAACAAACGCTCTGCAAgtattttaacatttgtgtaaaataggtggttttatgttgttgtttgtcgTAAATTAACAAAGCTCCCACTTACTTTTGTGTTATTATGTCGTCACTTAAATCgcacatggaaacattttatgGCTATTATTAAAACCGAAAACACCAAAAAAGCActgttcatgtaaaaaaaaaaaaaagaaaaaagaaaaagtagtttTATGATAAGTTAGCCATATGAAAGAGAGATAAGATGGCTGCATCCTGTTTATTTATAAGCCTGCTCGGCTGGAAGTCAATATTAAGttgatttttatcttattttcagGAAGTTCTCTCTTACTTTTATCTTCTTATATTTGTCACAGAAGGAAAACAGCTGTGCAATTATGAACTACACGCACGTTATTTGTATAACAGACGTGTAAAGTCAAAAGATTAATCGCACCAGcgttaaataacaaaaaaaaaaaaaagaaaaatgttatttaaaatgtatgttaattttttaatgGCTTTACATTCGCCCAGTTGTTCTCCTCATAGTCCAGTTTAGATGGCATTTAATAGACTGTATTACACTATGGGAAAGCCTAACAATTAGTGGAAGCCAAATAGCTGAAACAATTAGTCCGAGGATGGGGACTCGGGCCGGAGAAGCCCAAAGAAACACGGAGCAAACAAAACGCTGCGCTCCTTGTAAACACGCACCCGGGCGCCTCATTACCAACTGAATGGATGATGAGCTGTCAGGTAACAAGTCTTGAGGACGCATGTCAATTTCCTTTAATGTTCTCAGCTACTTGTTAAACATGAAAGGGGGTGGCTGAGGGTATATAAGACACCCCTAATCTCCCACTGGAGCAATTTGTCATTAAACATGCGTTCAGTTGGAGCTCTGGGCGTCGCGCTGCACGCAtctctgctggtgctgctggctCAAGGGATTCATAAATCCAGGGATGGGTTTTACACGCGGCCGCTGCACCGTTTCTCCGTCACGGACCGATCCACGGGTTATCACCTGCCAACCTACATGATGCACCTCTACAGGAATTTCAAGGCGAACTTTTCCAGGCCTTTGGATGCTATGGAGCAAGACGCGGCGAGGCAAGCTGACACCGTGAAGAGTGTGATGGCTAAAAGTAAGACGGGGCTCATTGATGATTTACAGAAATACCCACATATGGGAGGGATCGGAGATGGTGGGGAATGTATAACCTACAGACTTTATTTATGCATTGGGGTTTTGTGGATCTACGCTCTCTTTGGTGCTTTTGGATCAAGTGTTGCCCTGTCAACGCTGCGCGCCAGACGACCTCAGAGGGCTTCAATCCACATCCAGCTCAGGGGGGTGAATAACCATGCAGGGATCAGCGTGTGAAAAGGCCGGTTTTCTGTCTAATTCTCAAAGCAAACCTCCTTTTTCTTAAATAGGTGATGTTGATTAGATACCTCGCCAGACAGCCCCCTATACAAATCCCTTGTCAGGTCAAATCAACAACTTCCCTTAGTTCTTTTTTCACACTTGTTCTGATTAGATTAGAGCTCGGGATTTAATGGTGGCACAAGCAGCCAACACCAGGCAAACCCTCcccgctgctgccgctgctgaaGCCAGTTCCACGTCGCTGCTAGGTGTCAGAGTTATTACCTATTTGTTTGACCGAGGATATGCAGAAGCCAGGGGCGAGCGGAGCGGAGTGTTAAACGATTGGTTTCGGCTCCGTGTTTGACTTTGAGTGGATTAATAGCGAGGACGGTTTGCACTTTTGATCAGGGGCCAAACTCGATGGGCCGACGCGCTGGACAATGCAGAagtcaaatgtttcaaaatgctTTTAATCCTTTAGATTAATTCGAGGCCACACCTGTTCGTTGAATCACAATGAACTTGCACATTACGCATGCACGTCGCGCTAAACTGGAACAATGACTGGATTATAATTTGTGAAGCCTTTTTAGGCCTTGATTTGCTGAAGTGCCGGTCAATACACACATTGATCATTAGGAAAACTATCAaaggagattttattttgcGCACTTATTTACTCGGTTTGTTATGTTAAGGCATTAAGATATAAATgcatttgaatgcaaaatatttttctgtaccttatactatatatatgtgttatcTATGTAAGAAAACACATGGTGTAGCAGCACTgtttcatttggtttaattGAGAGTGTGAGATGCCATTTAGAAGAACGTCTTTTGGACAAATGTCCCATGTCTGGTTACTTTAGTTGATATGTGCCACAGGGGTGAGTGCAAAACGTTTGGGTACGTTTGGGTATATGTATTCTGGTAATGTGGAATAGGGCTGTGTGTAATAATAGGCTACGTACAGTCTGGATCTTGGGCTCCTTTCCTGTCTCGGTCACTAAGGAGTCGCTTTTTGCTCTCCTTGTTTGTCCCACTAAAATTGTTTGCgtatatgtatttattgctAAATCCATTGCTCCCATGGCATTTTCTACATTTATCTTCTATGTATCATGTgtttatgtcatgtttttatgaaataCAACCTGCCTCGGCTACAATCTGGCACATTTACGTTATTTATAGTGTTCATTAATATGCTCTACcactaatttaaataaagaaaagctaaacaaaaacatgtgaaacCCTTTGGTATTTACACTATCATGCAGGATATATGTCAACCTCTCAGTTTTTTTGCAGGATATGTATCAAGATAAATTTTGTTTAGCACAAATCTTGTGCTTAttattcagttttatgttttttcactGGAATTGTCTTGGCCTATATGTCTTTATTATGTCTGAACTCACGGTCATGCACGGTCGCCCTTGCTTTCCCTTTTCAGACACCTCAAAGTCTGCGGTGAAATGTGCAGTAATAATAAACTGTGTGTGATACAATAACACTaattctcctgtttttttttttttgttgttttttgctgcaTCAGGTTTGACGTACAGACACAAGCGCTGGGTGGCCATCTTTGACCTCCACGCCCTGCTGGCCGACAAGCAGATCCAAGCAGCAGAACTGAGGATCAGGCTTCCTCGGACGCACGGTGCGGCCAACGCCACTGTGGAGGTGTACCACCAGCGCGGCCAGGTGCAGCAGCGGGTGGGGCTGCTCGCCGAAACCTCCCTGGTCACCTCGTCCCAGAGCTGGAAAGTGTTCAACGTGACCGCTCCTCTCCTGGGCTGGCTGAGGCGAAAATCCGCAGCGAGGATCCCAGAAAGAAGAGTgtcgaggaggaggaaagcGACGAAGGAAACGAGAGGCTCGTCTCTCCCCGATCAGCCCGTTTACGCGGCGGGCCCGAGGAAAGAGCAGGACATGAGCGACCGGGCCCTGTTGGTCGTCTTCTCTCACACGGGGTCCGACGAGGACTCAAAGGCTAAAGCGAGTTTGCTCCACACAGCTGAACAATCCAAGTTCTTGTCCCCCGCTGAAATCAAAAAGGCCCACTGGCAGAAGAGGCGCAGGAGCAAGCGGGGCCAAAGAGAACAAACAGCGAGAAGCCCACAGGTGTCCAAAAGAGGGAGTGAAAAATCCCTCTGCCGCAGAGTGGACCTGCATGTGGACTTCAATCAAATAGGCTGGGGATCCTGGATCATCTTTCCTAAAAGATACAACGCCTACCGCTGCGAAGGATCTTGTCCAGGTCCTCTGGGAGAAGACCTGAATCCAACCAATCATGCTTACATGCAGGTGAGTAGTGCATTAAGGAGGAAGGTTTCCGTCAGCTGTCAGGGACCTGTATTTAACTTGTTAAAACATGTACAGTTCAAAATGATCAATTCGGTGCACTCACATATCAGAGCCCTTCTTGTGTCAACACGGTTTCTGTTCCAGCAAGACACAAAATACGCAATAGTGTCTTTCACCTCCAGTGTTGGATAGATTAAAGTGAGCTGGTTTCCTTTTTTAGAGATTAGCCTTTAAAAAATCTGACAGGATCTGAATGCATCACATTATGCAATTTTTTATCTATTGCAATAGCAACGCaaagaaaaagataatttaatatttttgaaaaaacatgtcaaagttCAACTACTGCAATGTTTCACCTCTTGACGACAGTTTATGTAATAAACTATTAGTTTAATATTATTTGCCGGTCTcaagaaacatccacacacataaaCGTGATCTAACTGAACTGCTCCCTCGACCTCTAATAGCGTCATTCGCCTAAATCCTTCATTCTGTCTTGTCTCTCCAGAGTCTGCTGAAGCATTTCCACCCGGACAGAGTGGCGTCCCCCTGCTGCGCCCCGACCAAAATGAGCCCGCTGAGCATGCTGTACTACGAGAACGGGGAAATGCTCCTCCGACACCATGAAGACATGATTGTGGACGAGTGCGGCTGCCAGTGACGGCGGCTCCCGGCGTGAACTGCGTTGTAGCGCagctaaaagaaagaaaaaaaaaaaagaagaagaacacttagccagattttttttcttctttttcaaaaaGCTCTTTGATATTTGTCACTCTGAACTGTAAGATTGTGTCTCTCGATCTGCGTGCAGAGACTTTTAATTCGTGACGCGGGCTCCGGTTTGTAAGGAGAACATTGTTATTTGAATCAAACTAGAAACTGTCACAATCTGATGTACAAGTTTATTCCCCATAAGTTATCAGCTACATCAGTATAAACTTGAAATGGCAATGTTGTTGAATATTCCAGCACTGTTTTTATCGTACAATACCATTTGTGTTATTGTAAactaatgtatatttattgtaaataataaaaacatgtatttatgtacatcttatcagaatatatgtcctgatttaaataatttagggcaaacactgaccaggcataacattataaccaccttcctgatattgtgtaggtctctaaaacagttgtgactcaacatAGTGgcgttagtgggggtctttggggcCTGTGGGTTGAcaggagggacctctgtggatcatcccacaaatattTGAcctgtttgggatctagtgtatttg
This window of the Mugil cephalus isolate CIBA_MC_2020 chromosome 16, CIBA_Mcephalus_1.1, whole genome shotgun sequence genome carries:
- the ndr2 gene encoding nodal-related 2, with amino-acid sequence MRSVGALGVALHASLLVLLAQGIHKSRDGFYTRPLHRFSVTDRSTGYHLPTYMMHLYRNFKANFSRPLDAMEQDAARQADTVKSVMAKSLTYRHKRWVAIFDLHALLADKQIQAAELRIRLPRTHGAANATVEVYHQRGQVQQRVGLLAETSLVTSSQSWKVFNVTAPLLGWLRRKSAARIPERRVSRRRKATKETRGSSLPDQPVYAAGPRKEQDMSDRALLVVFSHTGSDEDSKAKASLLHTAEQSKFLSPAEIKKAHWQKRRRSKRGQREQTARSPQVSKRGSEKSLCRRVDLHVDFNQIGWGSWIIFPKRYNAYRCEGSCPGPLGEDLNPTNHAYMQSLLKHFHPDRVASPCCAPTKMSPLSMLYYENGEMLLRHHEDMIVDECGCQ